Proteins from one Podarcis raffonei isolate rPodRaf1 chromosome 1, rPodRaf1.pri, whole genome shotgun sequence genomic window:
- the PARP9 gene encoding protein mono-ADP-ribosyltransferase PARP9: MGNMMKLLTSSSETPQNDNAEIRMPIDEEMLSIPISNNVYAILKRRENYLCSLLEKKFGCITVLKSIRNPTEVYRKSLKEGIEVSVWVDDLTRHEADALVNAANEYLHHFGGLAFALLKAGGPEIEEHCKHFIEKNGPLSAGQIAVTSGGRLHCKQVIHAVGPRWSEEQREECCLKLEAAIINILKYVNAPENNIKSVAIPALSSGIFNFPQDLCVQVIVRTIKNFIQLAPLFGYLQEIHLVNIDETTAEVMKRACEELLGTNDVVPLAGAADSITVNDLCLQIKKGNIEAQQAAIIISSVTVQDDLSQGTISRAILEKAGPAMQEQFLSELQRLPADNLKLIFTKGCNIDCEFVLHVVWPSCSECNAQEALKAAVSKSLLKAQEQQSSSVCFPLLGIEDLHMPKDEVVEIMVEEIIHFAEEYPGKKPEVFIVVPPDDSDVYEAFFTKLMSVKNKLEEKMDCSNMDGMEVQTDIQADGGCEKNGPFVELIGRSQETLEAAELWLRNIIQVEESHRIVIQNYNLLNLGSGQPVELSHLQQHFGITIVESLTGEGAALEIEGSPRAVIDATFAIEFMLQTTAKQEMKADGPLRNSPHQEGYTEMASKYCYQVTPIESYLQEFKDKEKQLEKAGLRVLKIEKICNPLLESTFQRIKIKIEGKNAGMPVCHRLYHRVPAQYCSLVCKTGFQKTYPSSLQDQKYGAGIYFNKNPRNLVTDTREKCEMDHLICVFEAEVVTGSYTRGNRSYVAPPLISASSMKLYDSVVDDIHNPEIFVIFNREQALPLYLLTCSLLWNPVQKTQLEPSAQNL; the protein is encoded by the exons ATGGGGAACATGATGAAATTGTTG actTCCAGTTCCGAGACTCCACAAAATGACAATGCAG AGATCAGAATGCCAATAGATGAGGAAATGCTATCCATTCCAATCAGCAACAATGTTTATGCAATTCTTAAGAGGAGAGAGAATTACCTGTGTAGTCTGCTCGAAAAGAAGTTTGGCTGCATAACTGTCCTCAAGAGCATCAGGAATCCCACCGAAGTGTATAGGAAAAGCCTGAAGGAAGGAATTGAAGTTTCTGTCTGGGTAGATGATCTTACAAGGCATGAGGCTGATGCTTTGGTGAATGCAGCCAACGAATACCTGCATCACTTTGGAGGCCTTGCATTTGCCCTCCTGAAAGCTGGAGGGCCAGAAATTGAAGAGCACTGCAAGCATTTCATTGAAAAGAATGGACCGCTCAGCGCTGGCCAGATTGCAGTCACTAGTGGAGGAAGACTCCATTGTAAGCAAGTCATCCATGCAGTGGGTCCAAGATGGTCGGAGGAGCAGAGGGAGGAATGTTGCCTCAAGCTTGAAGCAGCCATCATCAATATTCTGAAATATGTCAATGCTCCAGAAAACAATATCAAGTCCGTGGCCATTCCTGCCCTCAGCTCTGGAATCTTCAACTTCCCGCAGGATTTATGTGTTCAAGTCATCGTACGGACTATAAAGAATTTTATTCAGTTAGCTCCGTTATTTGGTTACTTGCAAGAAATCCACCTCGTGAACATTGATGAGACCACAGCTGAAGTCATGAAAAGGGCGTGCGAAGAGTTGCTAGGCACCAACGATGTTGTGCCTCTGGCGGGAGCAGCAGACTCCATCACAGTCAATGATCTCTGTCTCCAGATTAAAAAAGGGAACATAGAAGCACAGCAA GCTGCCATTATTATTAGCTCTGTGACTGTGCAAGATGATCTCTCTCAAGGAACCATCTCAAGAGCAATCCTCGAAAAGGCAGGTCCAGCTATGCAGGAGCAATTTCTCTCTGAGTTACAGAGACTTCCAGCAGATAACCTGAAACTCATATTCACAAAAGGGTGCAATATTGACTGTGAGTTTGTGCTCCATGTGGTATGGCCATCTTGCAGTGAATGCAACGCACAGGAG GCACTAAAAGCTGCAGTTTCTAAAAGTCTTCTCAAGGCTCAAGAGCAGCAGTCCTCATCCGTTTGTTTTCCTCTCCTTGGGATTGAAGATTTACACATGCCAAAGGATGAAGTGGTAGAGATTATGGTGGAGGAAATAATACACTTTGCGGAGGAATATCCTGGGAAGAAGCCTGAGGTATTCATTGTGGTTCCTCCAGATGACAGTGATGTTTATGAG gctTTCTTCACCAAGCTTATGTCAGTCAAAAACAAACTGGAAGAAAAGATGGACTGCAGCAATATGGATGGCATgg AGGTACAGACTGACATACAAGCCGATGGAGGTTGTGAAAAAAACGGACCATTTGTGGAACTTATTGGACGCAGCCAGGAAACGCTGGAGGCAGCAGAACTGTGGCTCCGAAACATCATACAAGTTGAGGAAAGTCACCGGATCGTTATACAAAATTATAACCTTCTCAACCTTGGTAGTGGTCAGCCAGTTGAGCTGTCTCATCTGCAGCAGCACTTTGGCATAACCATAGTAGAGAGTTTGACCGGGGAGGGTGCAGCCCTCGAGATCGAAGGTTCCCCCCGAGCCGTGATTGATGCAACATTCGCTATCGAATTCATGCTGCAGACTACAGCCAAGCAAGAAATGAAGGCAGACG gacctTTGAGAAACTCTCCTCATCAAGAAGGCTACACAGAAATGGCGAGTAAATACTGTTACCAAGTCACTCCAATAGAGTCATATCTTCAAGAATTCAAGGACAAAGAAAAACAACTTGAAAAAGCTGGCCTCCGGGTTCTGAAG ATAGAGAAAATATGCAATCCTCTTTTAGAATCTACCTTCCAaaggattaaaataaaaattgaaggaAAAAATGCTGGAATGCCAGTATGCCATAGGCTATACCATCGTGTCCCAGCTCAGTACTGTAGTCTGGTGTGCAAAACGGGATTTCAGAAAACCTACCCCTCCTCCTTACAAG ACCAGAAATATGGAGCTGGCATCTACTTTAACAAGAACCCCAGGAACCTTGTAACAGATACCAGGGAAAAATGTGAAATGGACCACTTGATCTGTGTGTTTGAGGCTGAAGTTGTAACAGGCTCGTATACAAGGGGCAATCGAAGCTATGTTGCACCACCATTAATTAGTGCAAGTAGCATGAAACTCTATGACAGTGTTGTTGACGATATTCACAACCCTGAAATCTTCGTCATTTTCAATAGGGAGCAAGCTCTCCCGCTGTATTTGTTGACTTGTTCCCTGCTTTGGAATCCAGTGCAGAAGACCCAGTTGGAACCATCAGCTCAGAATCTATGA
- the FAIM gene encoding fas apoptotic inhibitory molecule 1 isoform X2, which produces MTDLVAIWEVGLSDGIHKIEFEHGTTSGKRVVYVDGKEIMRKEWMFKLVGKETFTVGTSKTKATINIDAVSGFAYEYTLEINGKSLTKYMENRSKTTSTWMLHLDCTDYRVVLEKDTMDVWCNGKKVETAGEFVDDGTETHFSIGKHNCCIKAVSSGKRREGILHMLVVDDEEITAPL; this is translated from the exons ATGACGGACCTAGTGGCTATCTGGGAAGTAGGTTTAAGTGATGGCATCCACAAAATTGAGTTTGAACATGGGACCACCTCAGGAAAACGTGTTGTGTATGTGGATGGAAAG GAAATAATGAGAAAAGAATGGATGTTCAAATTAGTGGGGAAAGAGACATTTACTGTCGGAACATCTAAAACAAAGGCTACTATTAACATtgatgctgtcagtggctttgCATATGAATATACCTTGGAAATTAATGGCAAGAGCCTCACAAAATACATGGAGAACAGGTCAAAAACAACAAGTACTTGGATGTTACACTTGGATTGTACAGATTACAGGGTTGTATTAG aaaaagACACAATGGATGTCTGGTGCAATGGTAAAAAAGTGGAAACGGCG GGAGAATTTGTAGATGATGGGACAGAAACACATTTCAGTATTGGAAAGCATAACTGTTGCATTAAAGCTGTCAGCAGTGGGAAAAGAAGAGAAGGAATTCTTCATATGCTTGTTGTAGATGATGAAGAAATCACAGCACCTTTGTAA
- the FAIM gene encoding fas apoptotic inhibitory molecule 1 isoform X1, with the protein MASRDESTDYEDDVSYLDRMTDLVAIWEVGLSDGIHKIEFEHGTTSGKRVVYVDGKEIMRKEWMFKLVGKETFTVGTSKTKATINIDAVSGFAYEYTLEINGKSLTKYMENRSKTTSTWMLHLDCTDYRVVLEKDTMDVWCNGKKVETAGEFVDDGTETHFSIGKHNCCIKAVSSGKRREGILHMLVVDDEEITAPL; encoded by the exons ATGGCATCCCGTGATGAGAGTACTGACTATGAAGATGATGTAAG CTACCTGGACAGAATGACGGACCTAGTGGCTATCTGGGAAGTAGGTTTAAGTGATGGCATCCACAAAATTGAGTTTGAACATGGGACCACCTCAGGAAAACGTGTTGTGTATGTGGATGGAAAG GAAATAATGAGAAAAGAATGGATGTTCAAATTAGTGGGGAAAGAGACATTTACTGTCGGAACATCTAAAACAAAGGCTACTATTAACATtgatgctgtcagtggctttgCATATGAATATACCTTGGAAATTAATGGCAAGAGCCTCACAAAATACATGGAGAACAGGTCAAAAACAACAAGTACTTGGATGTTACACTTGGATTGTACAGATTACAGGGTTGTATTAG aaaaagACACAATGGATGTCTGGTGCAATGGTAAAAAAGTGGAAACGGCG GGAGAATTTGTAGATGATGGGACAGAAACACATTTCAGTATTGGAAAGCATAACTGTTGCATTAAAGCTGTCAGCAGTGGGAAAAGAAGAGAAGGAATTCTTCATATGCTTGTTGTAGATGATGAAGAAATCACAGCACCTTTGTAA